In the Terriglobus sp. RCC_193 genome, GCCGCGATGGCAGGCTCGCTACGCACACTGCTCATCCTCACCGGCGTGCTTCTTCTCATCTGCATCGTGCTTCTGGTGCTGCTCGTCACACATCGCGCATGATCCAGCAACCCATCACGGGCTTTCATCAGGACGAAGCAGGTCACTGGATCGCCGAACTCGCCTGCGGCCATACGCAACATGTCCGCCACGATCCGCCGTGGCAATCCCGCCCCTGGACACAGACCGAAGAAGGCCGCGCCACCATGCTGGGTCATACCCTCCGCTGTTCCCTCTGTGAACAGTCAGCGTAAAATCGTTGTATGGGAATTACGCGGCAACAGGCCCTCGACTGCTTCGCTTCAGACGACCTCATCGGCATCGGCATGGAAGCCGACGCGGTGCGCCGCCGCCTGCATCCCGAAGGTGTGGTCAGCTACATCATCGACCGCAACATCAACTACACCAACTTCTGCACCGAATACTGCACCTTCTGCGCCTTCTATCGCCCCCTGAAGGGCAAGCTGGCCAGCGAAGGCTACATCCTCGATTTCGAAACGATCTACGACAAGATTCGCGAAACCGAAGAGATGGGCGGCACCGGCGTGCTGATGCAGGGTGGCATTCACCCGGACCTGAAGATCGACTGGTTTGAGAAACTCTTCACCGGCATCAAGCAGCGCTTCCCCAACATCTGGCTGCACTGCCTCTCCGCCAGCGAGATCCTCGCGATTGCGGAGTACAGCGAACTCAGCCTGCGCGATACCATCATGCGTCTGCGCGATGCCGGGCTGCAGTCCATCCCCGGCGGCGGCGCTGAGATTCTTGACGACGACGTCCGCAAGCGCATCGCTCGCCTCAAGTGCCGCACGGAAGACTGGGTCAGCGTCCATCGCACTGCGCATTCGCTCGGCATGCGCACCACCGCAACCATGATGTTCGGCGTAGGCGAAACCATGGAGCAGCGCGTGAACCACTTTGAAGTGGTGCGCCAGCTTCAGGAAGAAACCGGCGGCTTCACCGCATTCATCCCCTGGAGCTTCCAACCGCACAACACCGCACTCGGTGGTCGCGGATGGGACGAAGCCACCAGTGTCGAATACCTGAAGACCCTCGCCATTTCGCGCATGTACCTGGACAACATCCATAACGTGCAAAGCTCGTGGGTCACACAGGGCCTGAAGGTGCTGCAGATGGGCCTCCGTTTCGGCGGCAACGATGTGGGTTCCGTCATGCTGGAAGAGAACGTGGTCAAGGCAGCAGGCACGGCCAACTGCACCACGGAAGAAGAGCTGCGCCGCATCATCCGCGGAGCAGGCTTCAAGCCCGTGCAGCGCGACACCCTCTACACCACCTGCTTCCTCAACTAAGCGCAAATGGGTGCCCCAGATGCGCAAAGCTCACCTGGGCATCGCGCGTTAGCGTGATCACACGACCGGAAGGTCGTCATCCTGAACAGAACGAAGCAGAAGAAACCTGCATTTCTTTCTTACGAAACATGTATCGGGAAAGCAGCCACTTCCACGATCCCCCTCAAACGCATCCAAGTTTCCAGTAAGCCAAAATGACGCACGAAGCGTCCCACAACTAAAACAGATGAAGCGTGTCTCTGACATACGCACGGCTTTACTTACAGGAGTTCAGTGATCCCTATGAAACGGTCTTTCCATCTTCATGGCCTCTGTGCTGCAGCAGTGGTTCTGTCAGCAATTTCGCTTGCTCCAACCGCCTTGGCTGCGGGCTCATCCACGACGGACACCCCCAGGCCCATCGCAACGGCACCGCTCTTCAATCCCAGCGCGGTCAGCGTCTCCTCCAACGACTTCCGTTATCAGCCCTCAGGTATCAGCAGCAGCGCGGATGACGCGATTGCCGCAGCCGATCCCGCAGCGTCGTTGCATTACGACACCGGCACGCAGCCGCCTCCGGGGCGCCGTTCCTATGGCCGTTCGCGCTACCAGGACCACCTGCACAACGCCGACGGCTCCACCAAGATCGCCTTCATGGCGGGTGCCGGCATGACCATCCCCACCGGCAACACGGCCAAGTTCTACACGCCAAGCTGGACAGTCGCATTCGGCGGCGGTTGGAACTTCAACCGCATGTTCGGCATCCTCGGCGAGTTCCACTACGACCGTATGGGCGTCACCGGCGGAGCCATCAATTACGAGTACAACAACGTACTCAACTACCTTCAGCAGTACGGCTACACCGCGGCTGACCTTGCCGGTTTCGATGCCAATGCACACGTTCTCTCGCTGACGGTGAACCCGATCATCAACTTCTCTGACCCGCGCAGCAAGATGGGCGCATACGTCACCGGCGGCGGCGGCTGGTATCGCAAGAGCACCAACTTCACCCTGCCCGCAGCACAGACAGGCTGCAATTACTACTACTGCCAGACCTTCTACACCACCTACAACCTGGACTCGTACAGTGCCAATGCCTTCGGGTGGAACGTAGGCTTCGGTCTCACCTATAAGCTCAGTGAGTTCTCCAGCGAACGCCTCTTCGTAGACGCCCGCTACCACTGGGTGCCCATCAAGGATGACGGTTTCAGCCAGGACCCGTTCTTCCCTTTCAACCGTCGCCACACGGGCTACATCCCGGTCACCTTCGGCATCCGCTTCTAAACCACTACATTTCTAAACCGCTACATGAGAAAACCCTGCCCGGAATCCACCGGGCAGGGTTTCTTATGTCTGCAATTCATATCTTGGCCTATGCGGAAGCCAGCTTACCGCTCAAAGCAAGTGAAGCTCGCAAAGCATCGTTGATGCGCGTCTGCCAACCATCACCACTGGCACGCAGTGCGGCCAGCACATCAGCATCCAGTCGAATCTTAATGGCCTCTTTCGTATCCTCTTGTACGCTTCCCACCGGTCTACCTGGACGACGCCGAGCAACAATACGCTCCGGTGTATGGACCTGGGCGAATCTGACTGCCTTGGCTTCGGCTAAGGATTCACGCAATCCGGGCAAAGACTGGCCGGCGTCCTTTTCGATCGCGCGGGCAACCTTGCTCACATTCATCTTCTTCAGTGTCTTCATATTCAACTCCGCTTGATCTCTTGGGCTTTTACGCTCGAGCGAACCGTCTTGGAATACACCATCACCAGGAGCACAATTTCATTGTCTGCAAGATGGAAGTAAATCACCCGCACACCGCCCCGCTTACCGGTCCCCCTGCGAGCCCAGCGGACCTTGCGAGCACCATCCGCACCAGAGATTACATCACCGGCGTCCGGGTTTTCGGCAATCCAATCGATGAATGCCTCCCGCTCGGAATCGTTCCACACAGCCTTGGCCTGCTTTTGAAACTCCGCAGTTTCCACGACCGTGTGCATAGATTAAATGTACACCCAATAAATGCAGCTAGAAAAGAGACGGCGATGACTTAGCGATTTTCGTGAAAGGAATATTCAAACATTCGTCCCAGGATGTTCCCCGCCAGATTCCTCATCGCATCCAACATCCGCTTTCCACCGCATCCATCCGTTAGCCTGAAATCAGTTCAACTTTTCTGGAGCTCTGTTGTCGCTGCGCCGTTCTGCATCCCTTTGCCTTGCCCTTGCCGCCGTCACCGTCAGCCTTCAGGGCTGCAAGCATTTTCGCCGCCAGGAAGAAGCGCAGAAAAAAGCGCAGACCGCTGCCGTAGCCAAAGCACAGAAAAAGCCAGCCCCCGAACCGCTCGGCCCTCCCATCGACACGGCAAACGACTACGCCTACCGCATCTTTCAGCGCACCGCCTCCACCGGCATGATCGCCGTCGTCGTCCGTGGCAATGAAACATGGATGGCCGGTTACGGCCACGTCTCCCCCGCAAACCACGACACGCCGCAGGCTGACACTCTCTTCCGTCTCTGCTCCATCTCCAAAATTCTCGCCACCGACCTGCTCTCGAAGCTCGTCGCCATGAAGAAGGTTTCACTCGACGACCCGCTGCAGAAATACGCGCCGCAAAACATGACAGTCCCCACCATGACGGTGCGCGGCCCTGCGGATCGCCCGGTCGAATTGATTGACCTGGCCACACACACCGCAGGGATGCCGCGTGAAATCGCCTACCCGCCGCAAGGCGCAGCGCACTTTACCTTCCCGGACTCCGACTACCGCTGGCAGTGGCTGCCAGCCTTCCGGCTCCGCTCACAACCCGGCACGGCAGCGCATTATTCCAACATCGGCTTTGACCTCCTCGGCGACGCCATCGCCTCCGCCAGCGGCATGAGCTACCACCAGTTCTTCCAGCAGCAGACGGCGCAGCCGCTCGGCCTGAAAGACACCACCCTCACGCCCACACCGGACGAGTGCAGCCGCCTGATGGGTGGCATGCATGAACCCATCGAATGCACCGACACCCAGGCCGCCGCTGGCTCCGGAGGCATGTACTCCACCGCCAACGACATGGCAAAGGTGCTGCGCTACTTCCTCAACCTTCCCGGCGTCCCCGTCCACGCGAACGAACTCGCCACCCAGACCGTCATCGACCCTACCAGCCTCCGCAGCATCCAGGGCCTGGGCCACGCCGGCCTGCCCGACGGCCTCGGCCTCGGCTGGATCGAAATCAACAAGGACTACGGCCCTTCGCGCATCGTGCAGAAAACCGGCGGCGGCGCTGGCTTCCAGACCTACATCGCCCTCAATCCCGCCCGCCACACTGGCATCTTCTTCGCCCGCACCGACGGTCGACGCCCCGGCGGCAACATGTTCCGCGAAGCCAACGACATGCTCCTCGCCCTGGTCGGCCTGCCGCCTGTCCCCGAGGACATGAACGACCCCGAGCGCGAACTCACCGCCGAGGAACTCCGCGCCGCCAACGCCAAACTCCGCGGCATCCGTCATGGCAAGGCCGCAGCAAAAACCAAGGCTGCGAAACCAGCCCATGCCACAACAGCAGCGAAGCCGTCCGCAGCTCCCGCAAAACAGGCAAGGCGAACCACCACGGCCCGCCAGCGCACAGCCAAACCGAAGCCACACACCGTCCGCCGCAAACAGCGATAACCAAATCCCCAGGTATGGAAAACCAAAACCGGGCAACCCCAGGTAATTGGAAGGCCAAACCGGGTGGCCCAGGTGCGCGAAGCTCACCTGGGCCATCGCGCTTCAGCGCGATCTTACGGTCGAAAGACCGTCATTCTGAGCAGAGCGAAGAATCCCGACGACCCGTCCCGCAGCACAACCGCCCATTCCTTCCGCTGTACAAAACCAAACCAGCTTCGCAACGCGAAGCTCATACGAACGAAGTTCGTCCACGCGTAGCGTCGAGAACGGTACGAAGTACTGTGGAAACCCCATAAGCGATACTGATACTCCATGCGCACCGGCCAGCCCAACCCCGAAGTGGAACCAAGCCTGGCCGAAGCCTCCGAGCTGAAGCGCAACACGGCCCTCCGCAGCGTCCTCGCGGCCAGCGGCATCACGCTGCTCAAAATCATCACGGGGCTCTCCACCGGTTCCCTCGGCATGCTCAGCGAGGCGGCGCACTCCGGCATCGATCTCATCGCCTCCTGCCTCACGCTGTTCAGCCTTCGCCTCTCCGACCTTCCCGCCGACGAAGACCACACCTACGGCCACGGCCGCGTGGAAAGCCTCTCGGCTTTCATCGAAACCGGATTCATGCTGGCCTCGTCCATCTGGATCATTTATGAGGCGGTCCACCGCATCCTGCGCTACGCCCACGGCCAGAGCCTCGACCTGCAGACCTCCATCTGGCCCGTGTTGGTCCTCCTGCTCTCCATCGCCGTGGATTACACACGCTCTCGTGTCCTCGCCAAAGTCGCACGCGAATCCCACTCGCAGGCGCTCGAAGCCGAAGCCCTCCACTTCGGCACGGACATCTGGTCCAGCGCAGCGGTTCTCACCGGCCTCCTCGCAGCCTTTCTCGGCAAACGCCTCGGCATCGCCGCGCTCGAACTCGCCGATCCCATCGCCGCCCTGATCGTCTCGCTCATCATCCTGAAGGTCACCTACACACTCGCGCGCGAAACCGTCGACGCCCTGCTCGACGCCACCACCCCGGAGATGCGCAAGCAACTCGTCGACGCCATCCGCGCCGTCGAAGGTGTCGCCTCTGTCAACGACCTCCGCATGCGCCGCGCTGGCACGCGTTACTTCGCTGATGTCGCCATCGGCATCCGCCGCAACACCACCCTCCAGCGCTCGCAGCAGATCGTCGCCGCCGCCACTGAAGCCGTGCAGCAGACCATGCCCGGCACCGACGTCGTCATCCGCACCATCCCCTACGCGGGCCGCAGTGAAAGTGTCTTCGACCGTGTCCGCGCCGTCGCCCTGCGCAACAACCTCTCCATCCACGACGTCTCCGTGCAGGACGTCGAAGGTGGCCTGGCCGTGGAACTCCACCTCGAACTCCCCGAGCACATGCAGCTCCGCGAAGCCCACGACACCGTCACCCGCATCGAGTCGGAGATGAAGCAGGAAGTCCCGGAAATCCGCTCCATCATCACGCACATCGAGTCGGAAGAAAGCACGATCGAGGCGGCGGTCCTACTGCAGCACGACCGCGACCTGGAAGACGCCGTACGCCGCGCCGCCGCAGGCTTTCCGGAAGTATTGGACGTCCACAACATCGTCACCACACGCAGCGGCGATCACCTGCAGATGAGCTGCCACTGCACCATGCACGACGACCTGTCGATGGGCGTCGTCCACCGCGTCATCACCCAGATGGAAGCCGCCTTCCTCCGCGAACGCCCCGAGGTCGACCGCCTCCTCATCCACCCCGAACCAGCCACCGACAACGACCGCTGAAAGACGATTGCCGCTAAGGTGCAACCTCGCCGGCAATGTTCGCTGGCTGCACATTCTGGGGCTTGAAGTCCGCCAATGGGCCCAGCGGAAGAATCATGCGCAGCGAATTCATAATCGACAGCAGATCGATCCCCTCCTGCGCCAGCGCACCCTGCAGAGGCGGCAACAAGCCAAAGGCTGCCGCGATCATGCCGCCAAGACTGAGCGCCATGCCGCCCACAGCGCTCTCCAGCGCAATCCGCCGCATGCGATGCCCGATATGAATCAACTCATCCACGGCTTCGAGCGAAGACTGCAGAATCACCGCCCCTGCCGCCTCCGCCGTGATATCGCTGTTCACCCCCAGCGCCACGCCCACCGTCGCTGTCATCATCGCAGGCGCATCGTTGATGCCGTCCCCCAGATACAGCGTCGGCGCCTCCGCCGTCAGTTTTCGAACAACCTCCACCTTTTGCTCCGGGCTCATGCCGCCGTACACCTCGGTAATGCCCATCGCCTCTGCAAAGGCCACGACCTCCTGCGGACGATCACCCGACAGCAGCACAATCCGCTCAATCCCATGCCGCATTCCCACGTGGCGCAGAAACGACTTCGAGTCGGGCCGCGGCTGGTCGTGAAAGCGAAACACTCCAGCCAGCAACTCATCCACAAGCACAATGCACTCCAACCCTGGCACAATCGGCGGCAGCTGCTCGCGCATCGCGGGCGGCAACTTCCCGCGCCCTGTCACCGTCAACCGATGTCCCGCGATCACGCCCGATAGCCCTCTACCCGGCAGCTCCGACACCTCGCTCACCGCGGGCAGAACAACGCCGTCGTCCGCCGCCCGTTCGCGGACGGCATCGGCCAGTGGATGCTTCGAGTAGCGCTCCACCGCCGCCGTCATTCCCAGCAGCCGTTCGCGGCTCCACCCGCCAAGCGCAACGATCTCGTGCAGCAGAGGCTTGCCATACGTCAGCGTCCCGGTCTTGTCGACGACCAGAATGCGGCAGCCATCCAGCTTCTCCAGGATCGACGGATCTTTCACCAATATCCCACGACTCGCCGCCACCGAGATCGCCCCAATCACCGCCACCGGAATCGCCAGCAGCAGCGGGCATGGCGTTGCAATCACCAGCACTGCAAGAAACCGCTCCACCGAATGCGACACCAACCCGCTCACCAGCGCAATCCCAACCGCCAGTGGCGTATACCAGCTCCCCAGCCGGTCACCCAGCCGACGAATCTTCGGCCGCTGCTGCTCCGAATCACGTAGCACCGCCACAATCCGCGCATAGCGCGAGTCCGCAGCCGGCCTGTCTGACCGAATCGTCAGCACAGCATTGCCATTAATCGCGCCTGAAAGCACAGACGCACCCACTGTCTTCTCGATCTGGTACGGCTCCCCCGTCAGGTACGACTCGTCCATGCTGCCATCGCCCTCGACCACCGTGCCGTCCACCGGGCAGATCTCATGTGGAAAGATGCGCAGCCGCTGCCCAGGCACAATGGTGTCGATTTCGACATCGACCATCACGCCATCGTCCTGCAGCTTATGAGCCACTTGCGGCATGCGTCTGGCCAACGCCGACAGTACGGACGATGCCCGCCGCGTCGCGTAGTCCTCCAGAGCCTCGCCACCTGACAGCATCAGGATCACAATCGCCGCAACCCAGTACTGCCCCAGCGCAGCCGCTACCGTGATCGATAGCACCGCCAACACGTCCACACTGAAATTGCCCCGCAGAATCGCCAGCAGGGGGCGAAGGACAATCGGCACTCCAGTTGCCACAACGCCAGCCAAAAGCGCGGCTCGCCCTGCCGTCGCCTGGTGAAGAGGCCAGATCAGCAATGCGGCAAGTGCCATGACACTGCCGATGAGGATGGCAACCGCCACCGAAGAGATACGGGTCGCCACGTCCTCTAACCATTTCATGACGGAAATCATAACCTTGCAGCGACCTGGCCCGGCACGGATTCACACCCAGCCATCTACAACCCACGTGCAGCCTCTCAGAGTTCAGATCAAGCCCGTGAGAAAACGGCGCTCCCGGGAAGAACAACCAGAGGACCAAGGGCCCGCTCTAACTTCCTCACGGCCCGATAAGATACCCACAGTGAAGATCCGCATCCGTTACCACGACAACTCAGGCGAACTCTCCGCCGGAGCCGCTCGCGCCTTTCGCATCGGCACCACGGTCCTCGCCATGTCCACCGTGGCCCTGTTCTCTGCGCTCATCACCATGCGCCTCGCAATCCACACGGGCGAAGTGGAAACGCCAAGCCTCACCGGCATGACGCTTGAAGAGGCCGCGAATGCCTCCAACAATCGCAAACTCAATCTCACCGTGGAGAACCGCTTCTACTCCACCACCGTCCCCGCCGGACGTGTCCTCTCGCAATCGCCCGCCGCAGGGGCCACCGTCCGCAAGGGCTGGCACATGCGCATCACGGAAAGCCTCGGTCCCCAGCGCGCCACCATCCCTGACACCGTGGGCATGTATGAGCGTGACGCAGGCATGGCCATCCGCCGTGCCTCACTGGACCCCGGAACCACGGCCCACCTGCCCTCACCCGGCCCGTCGGACATCGTGCTGGCGCAGACGCCACCCGCCAACGCCGAGGGTGTCGATAAGCCCGAAGTCAGCCTCCTGCTCACCGAACCCTACACGGCACAACCCAAGGCATGGGTCATGCCCAACCTCGTCGGCCTCAGCTACTCCGCCACCTCCGCCCGCATGCGCGACATGGACCTCCGCGTCTACGCCATCGTGCCGCAGCCCGCCACCCCCACCACAGACCCCGGCATCCCGGCACCACCGCCCGTTCCCATGGTCCCGGCAGGCTATGTCCTCTCACAAACTCCAGCCGCAGGCGCCCGCGTCACCGCCGCAGAGATAGCCAAGGTCAAGATGAGTGCCGCAGCCGCCCTCTCCGACCCGACAACCCTGATCACGCCAACTCCCGCGCATTAACCCGACCACCAACAAACCTGGACCAGGCACGAAGTCGGGTGCCCCAGGTTCGCGAAGCTAACCTGGGTTATCGCGAAGCGATCCAGCGCACAGAGTGATCCCGCGCAGAGTGTGTACCCAGCGAAGCTCAACGGTAAAGACTGTGTTCTCGATGCTGTCAAAAGGAAGCCGGACCAATCCGAGGTACAGACTCTGTTCTCGATGCTGTCAAAAAGAAGCCGGACCATTCCACAACCACAGCAACAAGCGCCAAAGGCGCGCCGAGATATTAGCCTGGGCCGAAGGCCCAGGTAGGCCGCCATCGAAGAGCAAAGGGCCAAAGGCCCGCCCTATCTGGTTTAGTGGAAATTATGCTCGTAGCCGTATCCTGAAACCAGCGTGAACTCAAAGACCCAACCCGCCATCTCCCCCGCGCGCGACGCCGCGATCCAGATCCTCTACCGCGTCATGTCCAGCGCAGCACATTCCGACGATCAGTTGCACTCCCCCGCCGTCAGTCGCCTATCCCCTGAAGACCGCAACCTGACCACCGCCCTCGTCCTCGGAGTCCTCCGCTGGCAGTTGCAGCTCGACACCGTGATGCGCCCCATGCTCCAGCGCCCGGACGCGGAACTGCACGAAGCCGCGCTGCTCGCCCTCCGCCTCGGTATCTTTCAGTTGCTGCACATGGACCGCATCCCGCCCCACGCCGCCATCAACGAAAGCGTCGAGATGGCGCGCGCCAACGGAGCCGCTCACGCCGCCGACATGGTCAACGCCATCCTTCGCCGCGTCCAGCGAGAAAAGGATGCGCCCAAACGCACACCGCTGATCGTCACCATGACACCCGAAGAGCAGGCGCACCCCGAGTGGCTGCTGGCACGCTGGCGCAAGAACTTTGGCGCCGCCGCCACCCGCCGCATCGCCGCCTACGACCAGCAGGAGCCGCCCTCCGGCATGCTCTTCCCGCCGGAAGAAGGCCTTCCCCAGATCGACGACGGCTCACGCCTCATTGCTGAAATCACAGCCGCTGCCGTCTCCAGCCCGAAACGAATTCTCGACTGCTGCGCCGCTCCCGGCGGCAAAACGGCGGTGCTGGCCATGCGTCACCCCCAGGCAGAGATCATCGCCTGCGACATCAACCCGAAGCGCCTGGAAGCCATGCGGAAACGGATGGACCGCTCCGAATCTACAAAGCACGTCAAGACGCTTCTGGCCGACATGACCGACCCGCCAGCCGAACTGCAAACCGGAAACTTCGACCTCATCCTGTGCGATGCACCCTGCAGTGGAACTGGAACTCTTTCCCGCAACCCCGAGATTCGCCATAGGTTACGAGCAAGCGATCTACCCCGCCAGGCCGACCGGCAAAAAGCGATCCTGACACAAGCCCTGCAGCTTCTCGCACCCACCGGACGTCTGGTCTACTCCACCTGCTCATTGGAGCCAGAGGAAAATCTGGCAGTCGTACAGGCCGTAACCTCTGCCGGAACCTTTCGCACAATCGACGTCGCTCCCCTGCTTCCAGAGTCCGCTTCATCCGCAGCAGTCGACGGCACGCTCCGAACGCTCCCCGGCACCCACCCCTGCGATGGCTTCTTCGCAGCCCTGCTGAAGAAAAGCACCTAAGGCTCTCCCGGAGAAAAAGCACCTAAGGCCCGTGTCATTCTGAGCGAAGCGAAGAATCCCGACGAACTCTCATCCTGCCAAGGCCTCTGGAAGTTTCCAGCCACAACCCAAACCAGCTTCGCGCAAAGCGAAGCTCCTACGG is a window encoding:
- a CDS encoding DUF3565 domain-containing protein, whose translation is MIQQPITGFHQDEAGHWIAELACGHTQHVRHDPPWQSRPWTQTEEGRATMLGHTLRCSLCEQSA
- the mqnC gene encoding cyclic dehypoxanthinyl futalosine synthase, with amino-acid sequence MGITRQQALDCFASDDLIGIGMEADAVRRRLHPEGVVSYIIDRNINYTNFCTEYCTFCAFYRPLKGKLASEGYILDFETIYDKIRETEEMGGTGVLMQGGIHPDLKIDWFEKLFTGIKQRFPNIWLHCLSASEILAIAEYSELSLRDTIMRLRDAGLQSIPGGGAEILDDDVRKRIARLKCRTEDWVSVHRTAHSLGMRTTATMMFGVGETMEQRVNHFEVVRQLQEETGGFTAFIPWSFQPHNTALGGRGWDEATSVEYLKTLAISRMYLDNIHNVQSSWVTQGLKVLQMGLRFGGNDVGSVMLEENVVKAAGTANCTTEEELRRIIRGAGFKPVQRDTLYTTCFLN
- a CDS encoding BrnA antitoxin family protein, translating into MKTLKKMNVSKVARAIEKDAGQSLPGLRESLAEAKAVRFAQVHTPERIVARRRPGRPVGSVQEDTKEAIKIRLDADVLAALRASGDGWQTRINDALRASLALSGKLASA
- the ampH gene encoding D-alanyl-D-alanine-carboxypeptidase/endopeptidase AmpH yields the protein MSLRRSASLCLALAAVTVSLQGCKHFRRQEEAQKKAQTAAVAKAQKKPAPEPLGPPIDTANDYAYRIFQRTASTGMIAVVVRGNETWMAGYGHVSPANHDTPQADTLFRLCSISKILATDLLSKLVAMKKVSLDDPLQKYAPQNMTVPTMTVRGPADRPVELIDLATHTAGMPREIAYPPQGAAHFTFPDSDYRWQWLPAFRLRSQPGTAAHYSNIGFDLLGDAIASASGMSYHQFFQQQTAQPLGLKDTTLTPTPDECSRLMGGMHEPIECTDTQAAAGSGGMYSTANDMAKVLRYFLNLPGVPVHANELATQTVIDPTSLRSIQGLGHAGLPDGLGLGWIEINKDYGPSRIVQKTGGGAGFQTYIALNPARHTGIFFARTDGRRPGGNMFREANDMLLALVGLPPVPEDMNDPERELTAEELRAANAKLRGIRHGKAAAKTKAAKPAHATTAAKPSAAPAKQARRTTTARQRTAKPKPHTVRRKQR
- a CDS encoding cation-efflux pump — translated: MRTGQPNPEVEPSLAEASELKRNTALRSVLAASGITLLKIITGLSTGSLGMLSEAAHSGIDLIASCLTLFSLRLSDLPADEDHTYGHGRVESLSAFIETGFMLASSIWIIYEAVHRILRYAHGQSLDLQTSIWPVLVLLLSIAVDYTRSRVLAKVARESHSQALEAEALHFGTDIWSSAAVLTGLLAAFLGKRLGIAALELADPIAALIVSLIILKVTYTLARETVDALLDATTPEMRKQLVDAIRAVEGVASVNDLRMRRAGTRYFADVAIGIRRNTTLQRSQQIVAAATEAVQQTMPGTDVVIRTIPYAGRSESVFDRVRAVALRNNLSIHDVSVQDVEGGLAVELHLELPEHMQLREAHDTVTRIESEMKQEVPEIRSIITHIESEESTIEAAVLLQHDRDLEDAVRRAAAGFPEVLDVHNIVTTRSGDHLQMSCHCTMHDDLSMGVVHRVITQMEAAFLRERPEVDRLLIHPEPATDNDR
- a CDS encoding heavy metal translocating P-type ATPase gives rise to the protein MKWLEDVATRISSVAVAILIGSVMALAALLIWPLHQATAGRAALLAGVVATGVPIVLRPLLAILRGNFSVDVLAVLSITVAAALGQYWVAAIVILMLSGGEALEDYATRRASSVLSALARRMPQVAHKLQDDGVMVDVEIDTIVPGQRLRIFPHEICPVDGTVVEGDGSMDESYLTGEPYQIEKTVGASVLSGAINGNAVLTIRSDRPAADSRYARIVAVLRDSEQQRPKIRRLGDRLGSWYTPLAVGIALVSGLVSHSVERFLAVLVIATPCPLLLAIPVAVIGAISVAASRGILVKDPSILEKLDGCRILVVDKTGTLTYGKPLLHEIVALGGWSRERLLGMTAAVERYSKHPLADAVRERAADDGVVLPAVSEVSELPGRGLSGVIAGHRLTVTGRGKLPPAMREQLPPIVPGLECIVLVDELLAGVFRFHDQPRPDSKSFLRHVGMRHGIERIVLLSGDRPQEVVAFAEAMGITEVYGGMSPEQKVEVVRKLTAEAPTLYLGDGINDAPAMMTATVGVALGVNSDITAEAAGAVILQSSLEAVDELIHIGHRMRRIALESAVGGMALSLGGMIAAAFGLLPPLQGALAQEGIDLLSIMNSLRMILPLGPLADFKPQNVQPANIAGEVAP
- a CDS encoding PASTA domain-containing protein produces the protein MKIRIRYHDNSGELSAGAARAFRIGTTVLAMSTVALFSALITMRLAIHTGEVETPSLTGMTLEEAANASNNRKLNLTVENRFYSTTVPAGRVLSQSPAAGATVRKGWHMRITESLGPQRATIPDTVGMYERDAGMAIRRASLDPGTTAHLPSPGPSDIVLAQTPPANAEGVDKPEVSLLLTEPYTAQPKAWVMPNLVGLSYSATSARMRDMDLRVYAIVPQPATPTTDPGIPAPPPVPMVPAGYVLSQTPAAGARVTAAEIAKVKMSAAAALSDPTTLITPTPAH
- a CDS encoding RsmB/NOP family class I SAM-dependent RNA methyltransferase; this translates as MNSKTQPAISPARDAAIQILYRVMSSAAHSDDQLHSPAVSRLSPEDRNLTTALVLGVLRWQLQLDTVMRPMLQRPDAELHEAALLALRLGIFQLLHMDRIPPHAAINESVEMARANGAAHAADMVNAILRRVQREKDAPKRTPLIVTMTPEEQAHPEWLLARWRKNFGAAATRRIAAYDQQEPPSGMLFPPEEGLPQIDDGSRLIAEITAAAVSSPKRILDCCAAPGGKTAVLAMRHPQAEIIACDINPKRLEAMRKRMDRSESTKHVKTLLADMTDPPAELQTGNFDLILCDAPCSGTGTLSRNPEIRHRLRASDLPRQADRQKAILTQALQLLAPTGRLVYSTCSLEPEENLAVVQAVTSAGTFRTIDVAPLLPESASSAAVDGTLRTLPGTHPCDGFFAALLKKST